In Esox lucius isolate fEsoLuc1 chromosome 6, fEsoLuc1.pri, whole genome shotgun sequence, the following proteins share a genomic window:
- the LOC105009118 gene encoding amine sulfotransferase-like isoform X3, translating into MCEERLYSTNTVKQGCQNSFLGGRNISGYRFNQQLIQTWDTRMEEQRNPNSELFQHKGFNLIRGVHDSEHIDSLKTFEVREDDILVVTYPKSGTTWMQYIISLMFHESEMTQGDEVTMKHVPWLEVKYPKIDFGRMSSPRTFVSHLPTLMVPDGFKRKGKVMYISRNPKDVAVSFYHFHNVFKHLENKGKVGDWKTMFTVDQSEMFDKACQEKMKDFPMKFDSDL; encoded by the exons ATGTGTGAGGAAAGATTGTACTCTACGAATACTGTCAAGCAGGGCTGCCAAAACTCCTTCCTGGGAGgcagaaacatttctggttaCCGTTTTAATCAACAACTAATACAGACCTGGGACACTAG GATGGAGGAACAACGGAATCCCAATTCAGAATTGTTTCAACACAAAGGATTCAATCTGATCAGAGGTGTTCATGACTCTGAACACATTGACTCACTGAAGACATTTGAAGTACGAGAGGATGACATATTAGTCGTTACCTACCCAAAGTCAG GAACAACATGGATGCAGTATATCATATcattaatgtttcatgaaaGTGAAATGACCCAAGGCGATGAAGTTACAATGAAGCATGTTCCTTGGCTTGAAGTGAAATACCCAAAAATAGACTTTGGTAGGATGTCTTCTCCACGTACCTTTGTCTCCCACCTGCCAACTTTGATGGTTCCTGATGGGTTTAAGAGAAAAGGAAAG GTGATGTATATAAGCAGAAACCCAAAGGATGTGGCTGTTTCTTTTTACCACTTCCACAATGTTTTCAAGCATCTGGAAAACAAAG GAAAAGTTGGGGACTGGAAGACGATGTTCACTGTTGATCAGAGTGAAATGTTTGACAAGGCCTGTCAGGAAAAGATGAAAGACTTCCCTATGAAGTTTGATAGtgatctgtaa
- the LOC105009118 gene encoding amine sulfotransferase-like isoform X1, with protein sequence MCEERLYSTNTVKQGCQNSFLGGRNISGYRFNQQLIQTWDTRMEEQRNPNSELFQHKGFNLIRGVHDSEHIDSLKTFEVREDDILVVTYPKSGTTWMQYIISLMFHESEMTQGDEVTMKHVPWLEVKYPKIDFGRMSSPRTFVSHLPTLMVPDGFKRKGKVMYISRNPKDVAVSFYHFHNVFKHLENKGSLVKISSFFGKHLDAETIDGIIEKSHFHNMRKNPKANYANNFPEYFDNSKDSLLRKGKSRNLTKRDLAERAKWPDHKPCVLEVAAQNQWTTKPTNYQN encoded by the exons ATGTGTGAGGAAAGATTGTACTCTACGAATACTGTCAAGCAGGGCTGCCAAAACTCCTTCCTGGGAGgcagaaacatttctggttaCCGTTTTAATCAACAACTAATACAGACCTGGGACACTAG GATGGAGGAACAACGGAATCCCAATTCAGAATTGTTTCAACACAAAGGATTCAATCTGATCAGAGGTGTTCATGACTCTGAACACATTGACTCACTGAAGACATTTGAAGTACGAGAGGATGACATATTAGTCGTTACCTACCCAAAGTCAG GAACAACATGGATGCAGTATATCATATcattaatgtttcatgaaaGTGAAATGACCCAAGGCGATGAAGTTACAATGAAGCATGTTCCTTGGCTTGAAGTGAAATACCCAAAAATAGACTTTGGTAGGATGTCTTCTCCACGTACCTTTGTCTCCCACCTGCCAACTTTGATGGTTCCTGATGGGTTTAAGAGAAAAGGAAAG GTGATGTATATAAGCAGAAACCCAAAGGATGTGGCTGTTTCTTTTTACCACTTCCACAATGTTTTCAAGCATCTGGAAAACAAAG GTTCCCTGGTGAAGATATCAAGctttttcggaaaacatttggATGCTGAAACCATAGACGGCATAATAGAGAAGAGTCATTTTCACAACATGAGAAAAAATCCCAAAGCAAATTATGCTAATAATTTTCCAGAGTATTTTGACAACAGCAAAGACTCACTACTCAGAAAAG GGAAGTCAAGAAACTTAACGAAGAGGGatcttgctgaaagagcaaAATGGCCAGACCACAAACCCTGTGTTTTAGAGGTAGCTGCCCAGAACCAATGGACCACAAAGCCTACCAACTACCAGaattaa
- the LOC105009118 gene encoding amine sulfotransferase-like isoform X2 → MCEERLYSTNTVKQGCQNSFLGGRNISGYRFNQQLIQTWDTRMEEQRNPNSELFQHKGFNLIRGVHDSEHIDSLKTFEVREDDILVVTYPKSGTTWMQYIISLMFHESEMTQGDEVTMKHVPWLEVKYPKIDFGRMSSPRTFVSHLPTLMVPDGFKRKGKVMYISRNPKDVAVSFYHFHNVFKHLENKGDFGGFLQQYLMGQGKVGDWKTMFTVDQSEMFDKACQEKMKDFPMKFDSDL, encoded by the exons ATGTGTGAGGAAAGATTGTACTCTACGAATACTGTCAAGCAGGGCTGCCAAAACTCCTTCCTGGGAGgcagaaacatttctggttaCCGTTTTAATCAACAACTAATACAGACCTGGGACACTAG GATGGAGGAACAACGGAATCCCAATTCAGAATTGTTTCAACACAAAGGATTCAATCTGATCAGAGGTGTTCATGACTCTGAACACATTGACTCACTGAAGACATTTGAAGTACGAGAGGATGACATATTAGTCGTTACCTACCCAAAGTCAG GAACAACATGGATGCAGTATATCATATcattaatgtttcatgaaaGTGAAATGACCCAAGGCGATGAAGTTACAATGAAGCATGTTCCTTGGCTTGAAGTGAAATACCCAAAAATAGACTTTGGTAGGATGTCTTCTCCACGTACCTTTGTCTCCCACCTGCCAACTTTGATGGTTCCTGATGGGTTTAAGAGAAAAGGAAAG GTGATGTATATAAGCAGAAACCCAAAGGATGTGGCTGTTTCTTTTTACCACTTCCACAATGTTTTCAAGCATCTGGAAAACAAAGGTGACTTTGGTGGATTTCTGCAGCAGTATCTTATGGGGCAAG GAAAAGTTGGGGACTGGAAGACGATGTTCACTGTTGATCAGAGTGAAATGTTTGACAAGGCCTGTCAGGAAAAGATGAAAGACTTCCCTATGAAGTTTGATAGtgatctgtaa